One Glycine max cultivar Williams 82 chromosome 8, Glycine_max_v4.0, whole genome shotgun sequence genomic window, aaatatcataagaattatttatattattttaaaaccctAATTGATTACTAagacttttttataataaattttttaaaaaaatcttttgaaatcttaatctaatcCCGCCTTCAATGTAACTACCCTTGTAGCAGAAATTGCTATGTGCTGAAATCCCCTGCAAAACCACCACCAGCTGGTGCTACATATGGCAACGAcccttttaaaagaaattgccaTGGGCTGAAACCACCATGTACTCATGGTTCAGGAAATTGCTGACTAAAAACTGAAAGATATATAGTGTATATCTGGAGTTTCACTCCCATGGAAGAAGCTCTCTCCTTACCCAAAACTCTCAAAcaactatatatatagtttttaattttcgGTGCCACGTTTTTACTTTTAACACTTACTGTGTTTAAATTTTGGTGTTGTCATCTCTATATTTTGCTTTAGAATTCCGTGTAGTTTGGCTGAATAAGAGCAAGTGTGCTTTATTTTCCAGTTTGCTGTGGCAATAATAATCTTGTAATGTTGTGAAACAAAGGTCTGGCCTTTAGCTTGGTTCatacaaataaataagaataaaaacatgCTATTTCAATTTGCTTCCACgccttttaattttgttgaagtTATTtgagctttgttttttttataagaaagcaTTTAGGTGAATTGAGTGTCTGGAATTCACCAAAGTCAAAGGATAGACCCGACATATATTAAGACTTaatggatatttaaaaaaaatatttttcctttccatGAATTTGTCTCTTATCAAATATCTTGAGTTCATTTAGTTTTTCCTTGAACCTTTTAACCTTTGCCTTGTAATCCGTTCGATAGATACTTAGATAAGGATCAAGATGTTTGATATGCATTAGATTCTCACTCTAATCAGAAATAGAAAATGTCAcaatgctttgttttttttggaatttcaaataaaattacaatatagTTAAATATTTTGGTTATCTTCAATTCATCTTTCACTTTGTAGCTCTGCAACAAAGGACTCTTAGTATTTGAAGGAGGACGTATATCATCAAAGTCCACTACAGtcaattcttcttcttttgctttcccCCATAAGACAGCATAAAACCCAAATGAGAGTATCACTGCTCCAACAACGCTACAActtaattttcttctcttctagTAGTAGATTATATAAATCTAGTTTTacacataaattaattataaatatttttaggatacattttaatttttaattttatgaaaacaaaaaatattttaaattttttacaaagatgaatatctaatattttcatatttagaacaaaaacattttttaatctttaatttaataGTGTTAAATTAAATGGAATAAATTGTATATTTCAACATTAAAGAAAGTGTGATACTTACTTCTCTTAGGACGAAAGTGTAATTTTTTGGGCCAAGGTTTTTTagtctcaaaatttaaaataattttttgtcccCAGATTTAAAATATGTGTTTTTAGTCTTCTTGGTTTGtaaataacttattttggtTCTTAAAACATTGTTAAAAATTCTGTTGACGTGGCTAACATGTTTTCtggtagtttttaaaatatgatttatgtcCGGTTttaaactcttaaaatttaaattaacaaataatgttttaaaataagttttgtaGTGATTTTAAACTCCAAAATCCAGCAAAGCCAAAGCAAACATCATGTTCATACATTCGAGCAAAATCAATTCCAATGTGGGTCTGaagaattaattgtttttattcaattgaattgcaaaatatattaaaaaaggatatatagcctattgtaaaaataaaagaaaataatagaaactGAAATTTctctataatataataatttttatcatcttgaagtgaaattttatttaaagattaaaagttatttaaaattttaacaattgaATGCAAATCAAACTTTATGATACCGAGATCTTTGAAGacatttaattacttttctaATGCATATACTACTTatacaataatattaattatttatgttattgtcatctactaaaataaatttatcaaaattgaaaatgttaaaATCCTAATATGAGGTTTACTATGTCAAAGTTAGATTAAAAAGTTTAGTTTGAtttccatcaattttttttattatggtaaaaactaaaaacataatggtacaatatttcataaattaagaccggacatttttttttcttatgctaaatgtgaaaatttgaaaaaagttcgaaaattaaaatcacaattGATCCtattatttatctaataaatattattttcttagtaaaaaaaatgtacttttGTATttgtaacattaattttaagaaataacatCAAGTTTTTGAAAGCCAAGTTAGGTAGGTAATTTCGTTTCTAGGAATTTTTTTTACGCACTCTCTTGgtttatttcaaatatataagtTAGGATAAGAACATGCATACTGATTTTCTGTCCATTCAGTAttcgagaaaaaaaatacatgaaatgaATATTTTTGCAACTCTTTTATCAAGTCTTCGGCTTTATCTTTTTGGATTGGTTATATGTTCCTTTCTGTATAATATTCCTATTtgtcaattttcttttcatatacaTGTAAAAATTCAATAGttgaaaacaaacataattaattggatggaaatttcaaaataattttttgtcttgATGAATTTTATTCCCAAAATAAATGCTTGCATTTCCAGGAAATACCCTAAAATATGTATGCATCATCAAACTTCAAAAGTCTAGTCAATTCAATGTGCGGTATCGAATCTGACAATAAATCTTTTTGAAGTTTAGTCGTCTAGTTAGTGAGCAAGTTAGAAACCAAGTCCTGTGTAATTAGTCATTTAGACAAAGATATATATGCATGTggctagtaaatattttttttctccgcCCCCACTTCATTGATTTGTGACTATAAATACATGACAACATACAATATATCCTtgcaaattcaaagtaattaaagTTGAATAATATCTGCTGAGCATTAAAAGTTCCCCAACCATGAAGGCAAtccttgttttcattttactcTTGGcctctatttttttccttcccaGTTCAACTCTTGCTCGACAACTGGAGGGTAACACTTACTAGCTACTCTCTACTTCAAATCTCATACACATGTTCACAATAAACTTGTTTTccatcaatataaaatatataaggcTTTATGCAGCATGTATATCACGTTTGTTTatgtttgaaattaaaatgaattactcGCAGTTTGAAACCTACCAAACTCCCATGGAAGACAGCCACACCAATTATTAGTCCGTAgatgaatgatgtatttatcaAATCAGTCTATTTATTGTATGTTCGGTGGTAGAGGGGgagatgaaaattttgaattaaaatatttgtgtgACTAACAAACTCATACATAAAGAGTTATGTGAAATATTAacatcattattaattattatgtattttattatgttgCAGTGGTGACAGGCGGTACCCAGAACCCTAATAATCCCGCTTTTAAATGTAGCCGCGGCGGCAGTTATAGGCCTTGCGCCCCATCGAACTCGCCACCAAGACCACCATGTAATGGGTACATTAGGTCTTGCCAC contains:
- the LOC100500233 gene encoding uncharacterized protein LOC100500233 precursor — encoded protein: MKAILVFILLLASIFFLPSSTLARQLEVVTGGTQNPNNPAFKCSRGGSYRPCAPSNSPPRPPCNGYIRSCHIASPPRPPCNQYSREGCLP